The following are encoded together in the Malaya genurostris strain Urasoe2022 chromosome 3, Malgen_1.1, whole genome shotgun sequence genome:
- the LOC131435890 gene encoding uncharacterized protein LOC131435890 has translation MLKLVICLSFLAFAASYDFKDSYYNEILLADLLDGDDSLMVFDRYKRSTTEIADDKCKRQHKHKCCNDSNGENLDKIKDLKRQCFTEVKSKDRSEQGATEPIDMFSCEKVNRVKQDVLCALECVANKKNAVDANGNLLEPAVLIPFVKENFAADPWQEPLIPGFVDSCLQEVAEKKTKPSSEETRCNPASAQFGYCMWRQFTLACPKERQETSKKCDKVREKLLNNEPVSMYHRHDYDDK, from the exons atgttaaaactgGTAATTTGCCTCTcgtttcttgctttcgcagcaAGTTACGACTTCAAAGATTCATATTACA ATGAAATACTGCTGGCGGATCTACTGGATGGTGATGATTCTCTAATGGTTTTCGATCGCTACAAACGATCGACAACGGAAATAGCGGATGACAAATGCAAACGACAACACAAGCACAAGTGTTGTAACGACTCGAATGGTGAGAATTTGGATAAGATCAAAGATTTGAAGAGGCAGTGTTTCACCGAAGTTAAATCGAAGGATCGATCTGAACAAG GAGCAACCGAACCAATCGACATGTTCTCTTGCGAGAAAGTAAACCGTGTCAAACAAGATGTGCTCTGTGCGCTTGAATGCGTTGCAAACAAAAAGAACGCTGTTGACGCGAACGGTAACCTGTTGGAACCAGCTGTTCTGATTCCGTTTGTAAAGGAGAATTTTGCCGCTGATCCATGGCAGGAACCACTGATACCTGGCTTCGTAGACAGTTGTCTCCAGGAAGTGGCAGAGAAGAAAACTAAACCGTCCTCCGAAGAAACACGCTGCAATCCGGCATCGGCTCAATTTGGTTACTGTATGTGGCGGCAGTTTACTCTGGCTTGTCCCAAGGAGAGGCAGGAAACTTCGAAAAAATGCGACAAAGTGCGGGAGAAACTGCTGAACAACGAACCGGTGTCCATGTACCACCGGCATGATTATGATGATAAGTAG